The DNA sequence GCAGCTGGAATAGAAAAAGAAGTGATTTTGCTTGGCATGGGAAGTCACTTGGAATTGTGGGATGCGGCAACATACGCTGCAAAAGAACAGGCTGCGATTGCGCAAGGCATGCCTGAAGCACTCAAGCAATTTAATTTTTGATGACAGGGTGCTATGAACATATCTCATCGCCCAGTGTTACTGGCCGAGGCGGTGACGGCGCTAGTTGGCGGCCCACTGATTCAAAATCAAAACTCAGAAAAACAAATTCTAGTGATCGATGGAACCTTTGGGCGAGGCGGCCATACTCAAGCGCTGCTCAAAGAATTGAATCCATCGGCACGCATGATTTCTTTCGACAAGGATTTGGATGCGATCGCAGTAGCCCAGAAAATCAACGATCCGCGTTTGAAAGTTGTGCACGACAGCTTTGCGCAGATGGATCAGTACGCGGAACCAGAATCAGTCGATGGAATTTTGTTGGACTTGGGTATCAGCTCGCCGCAAGTGGACGAAGCGCATCGGGGATTTTCTTTTCGACGCGAAGGTCCGCTCGATATGCGCATGAATACCGATCATGGTCTAACTGCAGCAGAGTGGTTGGAGCAAGCACCGCCGGAGGAAATCACGCACGTGATTAAGACTTACGGAGAAGAGCGCTTTGCATATCAGATCGCTAAAGCCATTGTGGCAAAGCGTGAAGAAGGTTTGCCACCAAAAACTACAACAGAATTAGCAAGTCTAGTTGCTAGCGTTGTGCGTACACGTGAAGCAGGTCAAGATCCTGCAACCAGAACATTTCAGGCTCTGCGTATTTTTATCAATCGCGAGCTGGAAGATTTGGAGCTTGGTTTAAAAGCAGCTTTGAAATTATTAAAGCCTGGTGCGAGATTAGCAGTGATCAGTTTTCACTCCCTTGAAGACCGCATCGTGAAGCAATTTATGCAGGCCCATGCAAAAGTAGAGATTCCTCGTGGCTTGCCAGTGCGCGAGAAAGATTTGCCGCAAAGTGCCTTGGAAATTATTGGTCGTGTCAAACCTAGTGATGCCGAGGTGTCTGAAAATCCTCGCGCACGATCAGCAATTATGCGTGTCGCTGAAAAACGCATGGGAGCAGTTGCATGAATCGTGCAACATTGACCTTGCTCGCATTGTTATTAATTTGCGCTCTATCTTTAGTAGCGGCGCAGCAGCGTGCGCGTAAGTTATTCATTCTGCAGGAACGTGCACAGATTGAAGAGCGTAAGTTAAACCAAGAATGGTTACGTCTTGAATTTGAGCAACGTAATTTATCGAAGTCTGCACGTATCCGTGATGTTGCGCGAAATCAATTGCGTATGTCCCCAATTTCTCCTGAACGTACCTTGTACTTAAAGGAGGCTAAATGAGGCCGGTTGGTTTTTCTACTACGCCAAATTTAGTGTTGCGTCTGCCAATGTGGCGTTCGCGTTTAATGCTCTTCCTCTTATTTTTTGTATTCATGATGCTTTTGCTGCGCGCATTTTGGATTCAGGGCCCAGGCAATGCATTCTATGAGGCAAAAGGCGTGCGAGGTACTCAGCGCGAGCTAGAGTTGCCTGCTAGCCGTGGAAAAATTTTGGATCGTAATGGTCAGGTTATTGCAACTAGTCTGGAGGCGAAATCGGTTATCGCCTATAACGACACGGTGCCGGATGATTTGGCCGCAGCTAAGGTGCAAAAGCTGGCAAGTCTCTTGCAGATGAGTGAATCTGATTTACGGAAGAAATTAAAAGAAGAGCGCAAGCAAATCTTCTTAAAACGCCAAGTCGATCCAGCAGTTGCTCAGCAAATTAAGCAGTTAGAAATTCCTGGTATTGGATTAAATAATGAATATCGTCGCTTCTATCCAGAGGGCGAGGCGATGGCACACGTGGTTGGCTTTACAAACGTAAACGATAAAGGCCAAGAGGGTATGGAGCTTTCGAGAGAGAAAGATCTTGCCGGACATCCAGGGCAGAGGCGCGTAGTCGTTGATCGTCTCGGACGCGTTGTCGATGAAATGGCCATTTTGCAGTTGCCACAAAACGGAAAAGATTTAAATCTTTCTATTGATAGCAAGATTCAGTTCTTGGCTTACAACGCTGTAAAAGATGCGGTTGAAAAGCATCACGCTAAAGCAGGCGGCGCTGTGGTGTTAGATACGCAAACCGGTGAGATTTTGGCTCTAGCAAATTACCCTAGCTACAACCCAAATGATCGACGAGTATTGACTGGCGAGCAATTACGTAATCGTGTACTAACGGACACCTTTGAGCCTGGCTCAACGATGAAGCCATTAACAATTGCAATTGCATTGGAAAAGGGCGCGGTCAAGCCAGATACCAATATGGTGATTGGCGCTAAATATTTAATTGGACCAAAGCCAATTACTGATACACATCCCTATGGGAACTTAACTGTTTCTCAAATTATTCAGAAGTCTAGCAACATTGGAACAGCAAAGATTGCGATGAATAGCCTTTCTGCTGAAGAGATGTGGGATTTCTATACAGCGGTTGGATTCGGCCAAGCGCCAAAAATTGGTTTCCCTGGGGCGGTAGCTGGAACGGTTCACCCATTTAAAAAGTGGATGCCTACCGATCAAGCGCGTATTGCATTTGGCTATGGTATTTCTGCTTCGTTATTTCAGGTGGCTCGTGCTTATACAGTTTTTGCTCGTGACGGTGAATTAGTTCCTCTGACAATTGAGCGCAGCCCAGAATTTAAGCCGGGCACAAAAGTTCTTTCTCCACAAACTGCAATAGAAATGCGCAGCATGATGGAATCTGTTACTGAGCCTGGTGGTACTGCCATTAAGGCTCAGGCTGAAGGATTCCGTGTAGGCGGCAAGACTGGAACAGCGCATAAGCTAGTTGGCAAAGGGTATGGCAATAAATATCGTGCTTACTTTGCTGGCCTGGCTCCAATTAGTGCGCCACGTATTGTGGTTGCGGTGATGATTGATGAGCCCACAGGGGGAAGTCACTACGGCGGAGATGTTGCAGCACCAGTTTTCTCGACTATTGTGAGTGAAACACTGCATACCTTAAATGTTTTGCCGGATAGTAAAGTGAAGCAAATGGTGATGCAGGATAAGAATCCACAGGAGATTCAGTCTGCAAATGCTCAGGCTCAACATGTGGTTTTGAAGCGATGAGGGTGGATTTGAAAATAGACACCAATCACTTGATTGACCACTTACACACTCTAGCGAATTCCTCCGCAAAAGTGTGCGCGGATAGTCGCCAGATTCAGTCTGGCGATATCTTTTTTGCCTATCCGGTAGGTCATGGCAATGCATTGTGTGATGGACGTCAATTTATTCATGCTGCTTTAGAAAATGGTGCATCAGCTGTGGTGTTTGATCCTGCAGGTATGAGTAATCAATTTGCAGATCACCCGCAATGCATTGCAGTTGAAAATCTTGCTGCAGAAGTGGGCCAATTGTGCTCTCAGTGGTACGGGAATCCCAGTAAGGAATTGAGCATTATTGGTGTTACTGGCACTAACGGAAAGACAAGCATTACGCAGTGGCTCGCACAAGCCTTGGATGCTACTAATCATCGCACGGCGGTTTTGGGAACTTTAGGAACTGGATTTCCAGGTGCTATGGTTCAAACTGGCTATACAACTCCAGATGCTCCAAAGTTACAAACTCAGCTGGCAGAGCTGCGCAGCGTAGGGGCAAAGCAAGTTGCAATGGAAGTGTCTTCACACGCATTAGAACAAGATCGAATCGCTGGAACTGAGCTAAATTGCGCGGTCTTCACCAATCTCACGCAAGATCATTTGGATTACCACGGCAGTATGGTTGAGTACGCTGAGGCGAAAGCGAAGTTATTTCAGCAGTCTGGACTTAAGCATGCAGTCATTAATTTAGATGACGCATTTGGTCGTGAGTTAGTCATGAATCTATTGGCTAAAAACGATTTAAAGGTGTGGGCATACGCCTTGTCGCCATCAGTTTTCGAAGGCTTTGAAAAATTTGGCGACCGATTGCAGCGTATTTATGCAAAAGAGACTGCGCTGAGTAGTGCAGGCTACGATTCCACTTTTGTTTATGACAACGCAGGAAGTGTTCAATTGCACATCCCGCTATTGGGTGAATTTAATTTAAGTAACGCGCTGGCAGTATGGACAGTATTACTTACTCAAGGCATGAGCTGTGAGCTTGCAGCGCAAAAAGTCAGTCAATTAAATCCAGTGCTTGGACGTATGGAATTAATTCAGATTGGCAAACCTCAAAAAGCAGAGGGTTTGTTGGCGGTTGTCGATTACGCACATACACCAGATGCTTTAGAAAAAACTTTGCAGGCTTTGCGACCTATTGCAGATCAGCGTGGCGGAAGTATTTGGTGTGTATTTGGTTGTGGTGGCGATAGGGATTTTGGAAAGCGATCGCTGATGGGAGCTGTGGCAGGACGTTACGCTGATCAAATTTTGATTACTAGCGACAATCCGCGTTCAGAAGATCCTCAAGCCATCATGCAGATGATTCGGGCTGGTTTAAAGGCTGACGCAACAAATATTCAGATGATTATCGATCGTGCGGCTGCCATTATGGCCGCTGTTCGCCATGCGAATCCTTGCGATATAGTTTTGGTGGCTGGTAAGGGTCATGAAACTACACAAGAAATCAATGGGAAGAAATTCGATTTTTCTGATCAGGAGCATATTCGCTTGGCAGCCGGAGGTGGAATCTAATGTCCATCATGACAACGCTTGCTCAAGCACAGGCTATGCTGCCTGGAAGCAAGTTAATGAATGCTTCTGCAGGTGCTGCTCAGGAGTTATCTATTTCTCGAGTGGGTACTGATAGTCGTCAGATAGAGCGCAATGAATTATTTGTAGCTTTGGTTGGCGAGCGCTTTGATGCGCACGACTTCTTATCTGATGTTGCGAGGGCAGGCGCAGGTGCTGCACTAATTAGTAGTCAAGATAAATGCCCCGCCGACTTGCCAGCAATTTGCGTTTCGAATACACGCGTTGGTTTAGGCAATTTAGCCAAAGCATGGCGTGCTAATCATCCGATTCCTTTGGCTTTGGTTACTGGTAGCAATGGCAAGACCACAGTTAAGGAAATGATTGCATCTATTTTTAAGGCTGCGGTTGGCGAGCAACATACCTTAGTGACCAAAGGTAATTTGAACAACGATATTGGTTTGCCATTAACGCTCTTAAAGCTACGTTCAACTGATCGTCTAGCGGTTGTTGAGCTTGGCATGAATCATCCAGGCGAGACGGCACAGTTAGCTGCAATTGCACAAGCCAACATCGCATTAATTAATAATGCCCAGCGTGAGCATCAGGAATTTATGGCGACAGTAGCTGCTGTAGCTGAAGAGCATTCCGATGCAATTCGTGTGTTACCAGATGATGGCATCGCTGTTTTCCCGGCAGATTCTGAGTTTGCAAATGTTTGGCGCCAGGCTGCTGCTAGTCGCAAGGTAATTGATTTTGTTTTGTCATCAACTCAGACTAAGGCATCGGCTGCTGTGACTGGAAGTTTATTAAGTAATGGGCATGTGCAAATCCAAACAGAGCAAGGAATTATTGAAGTTCAGCTCAATACTTTGGGCAGCCACAATGTTCGTAATGCTCTAGCAGCAAGTGCGGTAGGAATTGCAGCTGGTGTAAGTCTCGAAAAAATCAAGCAGGGTCTCGAATCCTTCTCACCAGTCAATGGACGCATGCAAGCTAAGGTGATTGATTCAAATCGAACCCTCATTGATGATAGCTATAACGCTAATCCAGACTCTGTAAGAGCGGCGATTGACGCCTTAAAGCAATCAGGCAATTTATCTTGGCTTATTTTGGGTGATATGGGCGAGGTTGGTAATCAGGGGCCAGAGTTTCATCGGGAAGTTGGCGCCTATGCTGCTGAACAAGGGGTTGTCAAACTTTTTGCCTTAGGCGAGCAATGCCAATTCGCGCTTCAAGGATTTAATGAAGTTAGTCAAGATGCTGCAACAACATCTCAGGCAAAACATTTTTCGGATATGGATAGTCTCATTGCGCAATTAAGAGATGCGCTTCATGCCCAGTCCACTGGTAGCAATCAGCATTTAAATATTTTGGTTAAAGGTTCACGGTTTATGCGCATGGAGCGTGTAGTGCAAGCCTTGTTAGAGGAGGCTAAAACATGCTCTTAATGTTGGCGCAATGGCTGCAGGATGATTTCGGATTTTTTCGAGTATTTAACTACATCACTTTTAGAGCGGTGATGGCAACAGTCACTGCATTGTTAATTGGATTGGCTGCGGGACCTTGGGTCATTCGCAAACTCACCGCTTTAAAGATGGGTCAAGCAGTAAGGACGGATGGGCCACAAACACATTTAGTAAAGTCAGGCACCCCAACAATGGGTGGTGTATTGATTTTGATTGGTATCTTTATTTCTTGTATGTTGTGGGCAGATCTTAGCAATCGATTTATTTGGATTGTGATGATTGTTACTTTTGGCTTTGGCTTAGTGGGTTGGGTAGATGATTACCGTAAAGTGGTCTACAAAGATCCAAAAGGTATGGCCTCTAGAGAGAAATTCTTTTGGCAAACTTTGATTGGTTTGTTTGCTGCAATCTATCTTGCGTTCTCAGTTTCAGAAGTCAACAACCTCAAGGTGCTGCAATTATTCTACGAGTGGCTCAGAAGCGGATTTGCTTTAGATCTTCCTGCAAAGACTGACTTGCTATTGCCGTTTATGAAAGAAGTGAGCTACCCATTAGGAATTATGGGTTTCATTATTTTGAGTTACTTGGTAATTGTTGGCAGTAGTAACGCGGTGAATTTAACCGATGGCCTTGATGGCCTAGTCATCATGCCAGTCATTCTAGTGGGTGCTGCATTGGGTGCTTTTGCCTATGTGATGGGTAATGCGATTTATGCTAAGTATCTCCTCTTCCCTTATATACCTGGCGCTGGTGAGCTAATGATTTTCTGTGGCGCCATGGGCGGCGCAGGATTAGCTTTCCTTTGGTACAACACTCATCCAGCCCAAGTATTTATGGGCGACGTAGGTGCGCTAGCTTTAGGTGGTGCACTCGGCACTATCGCCGTCATTGTTCGTCAAGAAATTGTGTTGTTTGTGATGGGTGGCATTTTTGTTGCCGAAACCCTTTCAGTCATGTTGCAAGTACTTTGGTTCAAAGTAACCAAAAAACATTTTGGCGAGGGCCGTCGTATTTTCCGTATGGCGCCATTGCATCATCATTTTGAATTAGGTGGTTGGAAAGAAACGCAGGTAGTTGTGCGGTTCTGGATCATCACGATTCTCTTAGTCTTAATTGGCTTATCTAGCCTGAAGTTACGGTGATCCAAAAGTAAATATGTTGATTTTAGAAAATACCTTCGCTAATTCAGCCTTTATGGGTGATGAGGGCTATCAAGCACCAAGCAGATTCCTTATTTTGGGTTTGGGTGAATCCGGTGTCGCCATGGCTAAGTGGTGCTTGCGTAATGGTGCAGAGGTACGTCTCGCCGACACTCGTGAGCAATCATCATTCAGTGAGCGTCAGAATGCTTGGTTGCAGGAGCTTAACCTTGCTGGACTAAAAGATACTTGTTTTGGACCTTTGAGTGATGACTTACTCAATGAAATTGATGTGATTGGTATCAGTCCAGGGCTTTCTCCGGTGCAAGATCCAATTTATTCTTTCTTGGTAAAAGCTGAGGAAGCTGAAATCGACGTTTGGAGCGAAATTGAATTTTTTACTCGTGCAATTTCTGCTTTAGGTCGCATGGCTCAGGTGCAAGAGTCTAGTTATGAGGCTGCGGTATTGGCAATCACTGGTACCAATGGCAAAACAACGACCACCGCACTAACAGGGCAACTCTGTGAGCGCGCTGGTAAGAAGGTTGCTGTGGCGGGAAACATCAGCCCTGCTGCTTTGGAAAAATTAATGAACTGCTTAGACTTGGCGGATCAGATTGTCGACATGCCTGATGTTTGGGTGTTGGAGTTATCTAGTTTCCAGCTGGTTTATACCCACACCTTAAATGCAACTGCAGCAACTGTGTTGAACATTACCCAAGACCATTTGGATTGGCATGGGGATATGCAGGCTTATGCAGATGCTAAGTCAAAAATATTTGGCGCCGATACAGTATGCATCCTGAATCGTGATGACTCTCTTGTAATGAGCTTGCTTTCAGAAGAGCAAAAAGCAGAGAAAACTATTGTGACTTTTGGTTCTAATCGTCCAGATGAGCAAGGCGCCTTTGGTATTGAGCATGACTTGCGTGCTGGTGGCATTGATTGGCTAGTGTGGGCTGAGGTGGATGAGGATGTAGAGCCTAAGCCTAAGCGTCGTCGTAAGGCTGCGGTTGTTGAGGATGATGAGCCTTTACGATTGAAACGTCTCATTCCAGCTGATGCATTAAGAATACGTGGTCGTCACAACGCCTTAAATGCCTTAGCTGCGCTTGCCTTAGCGCGTGCCGCTAATTTGCCAATGAATGTTCTGTTGCATGGTTTGCGTGATTACCATGGCGAGCCTCATCGAGTTCAAAGTATTGCAATCGTTAAAGACGTTGAGTATGTGGACGATAGTAAAGGCACTAATGTAGGCGCTACTGTTGCTGCATTAAATGGCTTGGGTAATAACGAATCAGGCAAACGCATTTGGTTAATTGCTGGCGGAGACGGTAAGGGGCAAGATTTCAGTCCACTTCGTGAGCCAGCTTTGCGTTTTGTAAAAGGCGCTTTCGTAATCGGTAAAGATGGCGCTGCAATTGGCGAGGCATTGGGTGTTGGCATACCAGTTACCAATTGCGGTGACTTGGTGTCTGCGGTTCAGGCTGCTGCGGCACAGGCCATCTCTGGAGATTTGGTGTTGTTATCCCCAGCTTGCGCCAGCCTAGATCAGTTCCGCGACTACAAGGAGCGTGCTCAAGTATTTGTCGCAGAAGTCGAAGAGCTGGGAATGCGCTTTGAAGGAGTCCAGGCATGAACTTAAAAGAGAAATTCTTTCCTGAAAATCGCCTTGGATTAAACCGCTTCTGGAATTTTTCTAGAGGAGGAATTGATAACTTCCGCACTGGCTTGCGTGATGCAGTATCTGGCGTAGAGCAAACCCGTTCACGCATGATGGAGTATGACCAGTTGCTTGTTTGGGCAATCTTGTCCCTCATGTTGATTGGCCTAGTGATGGTGTACTCAGCTTCCATTACTTTGGCTGATGGGCCTAAGTACGCAAACTACAGTAGCAACTTTTTCTTGATCCGCCACATGATTTCTTTGGTGATTGCTATTGGGGTGGGGATTTGGGCTTTCAAGATTCCAACAAAAGTATGGGATCGTTATTCACCAGTCATTTTTGGATTTACTGTTTTATTACTTATCGCGGTACTTATTCCTGGTGTTGGTAAAGGTGTGAATGGTGCAAAGCGTTGGATTCCTTTGGGCTTAATGAACTTCCAACCTTCCGAGTTAATGAAATTTGCCGCAGTGATCTTTGCGGCAAGTTATACAGTGCAACGCCAAGAGTATCTTCATTCTTTTGTGAAGGGCATGCTGCCTATGGGCATTGCAGTTGCTCTGGTTGGTGGCTTATTGATGGCTGAACCAGATATGGGCGCTTTCGTAGTAGTTGCCTTAATCGCATTTGGCATTCTCTTTTTGGGTGGAATTAACGCTAAATTATTTGGTGGATTGATTGCGGTTGGCTTGATGAGCGGGGCAACAATGATTGCGCTCTCACCATTCCGTCGTGGTCGCATGTTGGCATTTATGGATCCATGGCAAGTGGATAACGCCGCTAATAAAGGTTATCAGCTAACGCATTCACTCATGGCGTTTGGGCGTGGAGAATGGTTTGGTACGGGTCTAGGTGGTAGCGTAGAGAAATTGCATTACTTACCTGAAGCGCACACCGATTTCATCATGGCGGTGATTGGTGAAGAATTGGGATTTGTTGGGGTGGTTGTCATGATCTTCTTGTTCTATTGGATCGTACGACGCGCTTTCCTAATTGGTCGTACAGCCTTGCAGTTGGATCGCAGCTTTGCAGGCCTGGCTGCTAAGGGTGTTGCAATTTGGATTGGTTGGCAGGCCTTTATTAATATGGGCGTGAACCTTGGACTGTTACCAACTAAAGGTTTGACTTTGCCATTGGTGAGTTATGGCGGCTCAGGCATTTTGATGAATGCTGTTGCGATGGCAATGCTATTGCGCATTGATTTTGAAAATCGCATTCTGATGCGTGGAGGGAAGCTTTGACAAAACCCTCAATCTTGGTGATGGCAGGTGGCACTGGTGGGCATATTTTCCCAGGCCTTGCTGTCGCTGAATACTTGCGGATTTGTGGCTGGAGTGTCTCTTGGTTGGGAAATCAAGCTGGCATGGAGTATCGCCTTGTGAAGTCCTGTGACTTTCCGTTTGAGGCAGTCGAGTTTGGCGGTCTTCGTGGCAAAGGTTTAAAAGCACAGTTGATGCTACCGATTAACCTCATGCGTGCTTGTTTTCAGAGTTGGAAGATTATGCGCCGCGTGAAGCCAAATGTTGTTTTGGGAATGGGTGGCTACATTACCTTCCCTGGTGGTTTGGTAAGTAAACTCTTGAAGCGTCCTTTGGTTTTGCATGAGTCAAATTCAGTGGCTGGTAGTGCTAATCGTGCATTAAGCAAAATTGCTATGCGCACTCTCACTGGATTCCCTCATACGATGGCAAACGCAGAGTGGGTTGGCAATCCGATCCGCGAAGAGTTTGATCATATGCTTGCGCCTGCAGCACGGTATGAACAGCGCCAAGGACCACTTTCCATCTTGGTGGTGGGTGGTAGCTTGGGCGCTGCAGCCTTAAATGAAAATATTCCAGCTGCCTTAGCATTGATTCCAGCTGAGTCACGTCCTAAGGTGGTTCACCAGGCGGGCGATAAGCATTTAGCAGATCTGCAAAAAAGATATGCGGATGTTGGTGTAGATGCAGATATTCGTCCATTTATTGATGACATGCCAACTGCGTATTCACAGGCAGATTTAGTCATTTGCCGCTCGGGTGCTATGACAGTCTCTGAAATAGCTGCTTGTGGCATTGCCTCTTGCTTGATTCCATTTCCTCATGCAATTGATGACCATCAAACTGCGAATGCACAGTTTCTGTCAAATGCAGATGCGGCAGTTTTATTGCCGCAGCCATTGCTGAACCCGCAGGATTTGGCATTGATGATTCAAAACTTCAATCGTGCGGACTTAAAAGAGATGGCATTGCGTGCACATGCTTTAGCAAAGCCGCATGCAACTCAGCGAGTGGCTGAGGTATGCGCAGATTGTGCGGGGGTGGGTATATGAAACATATCGTTCAACAAATTCACTTCATCGGTATCGGTGGTGCGGGTATGAGTGGCATTGCAGAAGTGCTTTTGAACCTGGGGTACCAAGTTTCAGGATCTGATCTTGCTGAGGGTGCCGTAACTAAGCGTCTTAAAGAGTTGGGCGCAGTGATTCATATTGGGCATGACCCTAAAAATATTGGCACTGCTGAGGCAGTAGTGATTTCAACGGCGGTTGCTGGGAATAACCCAGAAGTCTTGGCTGCAAGAGCTGCAAAGATTCCAGTAATTCAGCGTGCTGTGATGTTGGGCGAGTTAATGCGCTTAAAGCAGGGTATTGCCATTG is a window from the Polynucleobacter sp. MWH-Aus1W21 genome containing:
- the rsmH gene encoding 16S rRNA (cytosine(1402)-N(4))-methyltransferase RsmH; translated protein: MNISHRPVLLAEAVTALVGGPLIQNQNSEKQILVIDGTFGRGGHTQALLKELNPSARMISFDKDLDAIAVAQKINDPRLKVVHDSFAQMDQYAEPESVDGILLDLGISSPQVDEAHRGFSFRREGPLDMRMNTDHGLTAAEWLEQAPPEEITHVIKTYGEERFAYQIAKAIVAKREEGLPPKTTTELASLVASVVRTREAGQDPATRTFQALRIFINRELEDLELGLKAALKLLKPGARLAVISFHSLEDRIVKQFMQAHAKVEIPRGLPVREKDLPQSALEIIGRVKPSDAEVSENPRARSAIMRVAEKRMGAVA
- the ftsL gene encoding cell division protein FtsL, with protein sequence MNRATLTLLALLLICALSLVAAQQRARKLFILQERAQIEERKLNQEWLRLEFEQRNLSKSARIRDVARNQLRMSPISPERTLYLKEAK
- a CDS encoding penicillin-binding protein 2; its protein translation is MRPVGFSTTPNLVLRLPMWRSRLMLFLLFFVFMMLLLRAFWIQGPGNAFYEAKGVRGTQRELELPASRGKILDRNGQVIATSLEAKSVIAYNDTVPDDLAAAKVQKLASLLQMSESDLRKKLKEERKQIFLKRQVDPAVAQQIKQLEIPGIGLNNEYRRFYPEGEAMAHVVGFTNVNDKGQEGMELSREKDLAGHPGQRRVVVDRLGRVVDEMAILQLPQNGKDLNLSIDSKIQFLAYNAVKDAVEKHHAKAGGAVVLDTQTGEILALANYPSYNPNDRRVLTGEQLRNRVLTDTFEPGSTMKPLTIAIALEKGAVKPDTNMVIGAKYLIGPKPITDTHPYGNLTVSQIIQKSSNIGTAKIAMNSLSAEEMWDFYTAVGFGQAPKIGFPGAVAGTVHPFKKWMPTDQARIAFGYGISASLFQVARAYTVFARDGELVPLTIERSPEFKPGTKVLSPQTAIEMRSMMESVTEPGGTAIKAQAEGFRVGGKTGTAHKLVGKGYGNKYRAYFAGLAPISAPRIVVAVMIDEPTGGSHYGGDVAAPVFSTIVSETLHTLNVLPDSKVKQMVMQDKNPQEIQSANAQAQHVVLKR
- a CDS encoding UDP-N-acetylmuramoyl-L-alanyl-D-glutamate--2,6-diaminopimelate ligase, with product MRVDLKIDTNHLIDHLHTLANSSAKVCADSRQIQSGDIFFAYPVGHGNALCDGRQFIHAALENGASAVVFDPAGMSNQFADHPQCIAVENLAAEVGQLCSQWYGNPSKELSIIGVTGTNGKTSITQWLAQALDATNHRTAVLGTLGTGFPGAMVQTGYTTPDAPKLQTQLAELRSVGAKQVAMEVSSHALEQDRIAGTELNCAVFTNLTQDHLDYHGSMVEYAEAKAKLFQQSGLKHAVINLDDAFGRELVMNLLAKNDLKVWAYALSPSVFEGFEKFGDRLQRIYAKETALSSAGYDSTFVYDNAGSVQLHIPLLGEFNLSNALAVWTVLLTQGMSCELAAQKVSQLNPVLGRMELIQIGKPQKAEGLLAVVDYAHTPDALEKTLQALRPIADQRGGSIWCVFGCGGDRDFGKRSLMGAVAGRYADQILITSDNPRSEDPQAIMQMIRAGLKADATNIQMIIDRAAAIMAAVRHANPCDIVLVAGKGHETTQEINGKKFDFSDQEHIRLAAGGGI
- the murF gene encoding UDP-N-acetylmuramoyl-tripeptide--D-alanyl-D-alanine ligase, which translates into the protein MSIMTTLAQAQAMLPGSKLMNASAGAAQELSISRVGTDSRQIERNELFVALVGERFDAHDFLSDVARAGAGAALISSQDKCPADLPAICVSNTRVGLGNLAKAWRANHPIPLALVTGSNGKTTVKEMIASIFKAAVGEQHTLVTKGNLNNDIGLPLTLLKLRSTDRLAVVELGMNHPGETAQLAAIAQANIALINNAQREHQEFMATVAAVAEEHSDAIRVLPDDGIAVFPADSEFANVWRQAAASRKVIDFVLSSTQTKASAAVTGSLLSNGHVQIQTEQGIIEVQLNTLGSHNVRNALAASAVGIAAGVSLEKIKQGLESFSPVNGRMQAKVIDSNRTLIDDSYNANPDSVRAAIDALKQSGNLSWLILGDMGEVGNQGPEFHREVGAYAAEQGVVKLFALGEQCQFALQGFNEVSQDAATTSQAKHFSDMDSLIAQLRDALHAQSTGSNQHLNILVKGSRFMRMERVVQALLEEAKTCS
- the mraY gene encoding phospho-N-acetylmuramoyl-pentapeptide-transferase, coding for MLLMLAQWLQDDFGFFRVFNYITFRAVMATVTALLIGLAAGPWVIRKLTALKMGQAVRTDGPQTHLVKSGTPTMGGVLILIGIFISCMLWADLSNRFIWIVMIVTFGFGLVGWVDDYRKVVYKDPKGMASREKFFWQTLIGLFAAIYLAFSVSEVNNLKVLQLFYEWLRSGFALDLPAKTDLLLPFMKEVSYPLGIMGFIILSYLVIVGSSNAVNLTDGLDGLVIMPVILVGAALGAFAYVMGNAIYAKYLLFPYIPGAGELMIFCGAMGGAGLAFLWYNTHPAQVFMGDVGALALGGALGTIAVIVRQEIVLFVMGGIFVAETLSVMLQVLWFKVTKKHFGEGRRIFRMAPLHHHFELGGWKETQVVVRFWIITILLVLIGLSSLKLR
- the murD gene encoding UDP-N-acetylmuramoyl-L-alanine--D-glutamate ligase; amino-acid sequence: MLILENTFANSAFMGDEGYQAPSRFLILGLGESGVAMAKWCLRNGAEVRLADTREQSSFSERQNAWLQELNLAGLKDTCFGPLSDDLLNEIDVIGISPGLSPVQDPIYSFLVKAEEAEIDVWSEIEFFTRAISALGRMAQVQESSYEAAVLAITGTNGKTTTTALTGQLCERAGKKVAVAGNISPAALEKLMNCLDLADQIVDMPDVWVLELSSFQLVYTHTLNATAATVLNITQDHLDWHGDMQAYADAKSKIFGADTVCILNRDDSLVMSLLSEEQKAEKTIVTFGSNRPDEQGAFGIEHDLRAGGIDWLVWAEVDEDVEPKPKRRRKAAVVEDDEPLRLKRLIPADALRIRGRHNALNALAALALARAANLPMNVLLHGLRDYHGEPHRVQSIAIVKDVEYVDDSKGTNVGATVAALNGLGNNESGKRIWLIAGGDGKGQDFSPLREPALRFVKGAFVIGKDGAAIGEALGVGIPVTNCGDLVSAVQAAAAQAISGDLVLLSPACASLDQFRDYKERAQVFVAEVEELGMRFEGVQA
- the ftsW gene encoding putative lipid II flippase FtsW translates to MNLKEKFFPENRLGLNRFWNFSRGGIDNFRTGLRDAVSGVEQTRSRMMEYDQLLVWAILSLMLIGLVMVYSASITLADGPKYANYSSNFFLIRHMISLVIAIGVGIWAFKIPTKVWDRYSPVIFGFTVLLLIAVLIPGVGKGVNGAKRWIPLGLMNFQPSELMKFAAVIFAASYTVQRQEYLHSFVKGMLPMGIAVALVGGLLMAEPDMGAFVVVALIAFGILFLGGINAKLFGGLIAVGLMSGATMIALSPFRRGRMLAFMDPWQVDNAANKGYQLTHSLMAFGRGEWFGTGLGGSVEKLHYLPEAHTDFIMAVIGEELGFVGVVVMIFLFYWIVRRAFLIGRTALQLDRSFAGLAAKGVAIWIGWQAFINMGVNLGLLPTKGLTLPLVSYGGSGILMNAVAMAMLLRIDFENRILMRGGKL